The stretch of DNA ATCCAGGTCGACGGGCCTAAACACCTGCCTAAGGTCAAGCTGGGCGACTCCGACGCGATGCGCGTGGGTGACTGGGTGATGGCCATCGGAACGCCGTTCGGCCAGCTGCAGGGAACGGTGACGGTGGGTATCGTGAGCGCCAAGGGGCGCAGCGATCTGAACATCGTCGGCGGCGACGCGACGTACCAGAATTACATCCAGACCGACGCGTCCATCAACTTCGGCAACAGCGGCGGCCCGCTGGTGAACCTCGACGGCGAGGCGATCGGCATCAACACCGCCATCAACCCGTCCGGGCAGGGCATCGGCTTCGCGATCCCCATCAACATGGCCAAGAACATCATGGCCGAACTGATCGCGAGCGGGCACGTCAGGTACGGGTACCTGGGCATCGTCCTCCAGGAGCTGGACGAGGAGCTGGCCTCGGGCATGGGCCTGGACGTCAAGCACGGCATCGTGGTCCGTGAGGTACAGCCTGGCACGGCGGCGGCCTCGGCCGGCCTGAGGACCGGGGACGTCATCGTCCGGTTCGACGGGGACGATGTAAGGGACGACGGCAAGTTCCGTCTCATGGTCGCTTCCACCCCGGTGGGCAAATCGGTCCCGGTGGTGGTTTACAGGGATGGGAAGGAGCGGGTGATCAACGTGACCCTGGGCGAGAAGCCGGATGACCAGCCGGTGGCTTCGGCGCCCGAACCCGCCAGTGACGCCTGGCTGGGCCTCCACGTGGAAGACGCAACGCGGGGAGAAGTGCGGCGGGAATTCCGCCTGGATCGTGGTCAGACCGGTGTGGTGGTGGTGGACGTCGAGGAGGGCAGTCCCGCGGAAGAGGCGGAGATCATGCCCGGGGACGTGATTACGGAAGTGTATTCACACGAAGTCAAGAGCATGGAGGATTACGTGTCCGTTTCGGAGAAGCTCAAGCAGCGGAAAGACCCCATCGCTTTCCTGGTGAAGAGAGGCAGGAACACGACGTTTGTGACGGTTCTGCCGGAGCGAAGGTAAGCGAATGACTCGAGCCAGGAGGGGAAATGCCATGACGGAACGCGAAGTGGACGAGCGCAAGGAAAAGACCCGTCGCGCAGCGCAGCCCGCGGGTGGAATCCGGAGTCTCGATCTGTACCTCCACGAGATCAACAAGACCCCGCTTCTGACCCGTGAGCAGGAACGGGATCTGGCGCGCCGGATTCACGCCGGCGACAAGAAAGCTCTGGACGGTCTGGTGAAGGCGAACCTGCGCTTCGTGGTGTCGATCGCGAAGCAGTACGCGAACCAGGGGCTCTCACTCGAGGACCTGATCAACGAGGGTAACCTCGGCCTGATCAAGGCCGCGCATC from Candidatus Krumholzibacteriia bacterium encodes:
- a CDS encoding Do family serine endopeptidase; its protein translation is MNLNSFARVVGLSVGMVAVAAGATPVAAAPADRSATVRADGSSVFADVAEKVRPAVVFIRTERAFRSERGQQNEAPFDFFREFFPDGEQRQRNRRVPGGGSGFVFDDEGRILTNYHVIRDADKITVMLDHNDDDDSVGEEYEARVVGFDRHTDIAIIQVDGPKHLPKVKLGDSDAMRVGDWVMAIGTPFGQLQGTVTVGIVSAKGRSDLNIVGGDATYQNYIQTDASINFGNSGGPLVNLDGEAIGINTAINPSGQGIGFAIPINMAKNIMAELIASGHVRYGYLGIVLQELDEELASGMGLDVKHGIVVREVQPGTAAASAGLRTGDVIVRFDGDDVRDDGKFRLMVASTPVGKSVPVVVYRDGKERVINVTLGEKPDDQPVASAPEPASDAWLGLHVEDATRGEVRREFRLDRGQTGVVVVDVEEGSPAEEAEIMPGDVITEVYSHEVKSMEDYVSVSEKLKQRKDPIAFLVKRGRNTTFVTVLPERR